One genomic region from Longimicrobium sp. encodes:
- a CDS encoding class I SAM-dependent methyltransferase: MTGGVEAELRARYEVREERYAHGGWEASLILPSAADELIDEGEFASDERLPYWAELWPSARGLAAHLLDAGRTYAGARVLELGCGVALPSLALRHLGADVLATDWYDEALRFARANAERNGLAPLRTALLDWRHPPEDEGYGLVVAADVLYEQRNASLLANLLPRVTAPGGTVLVADPGRVYAGEFLGMIKDRGWRAEQVDERVEPSAPNAHSRVRIHRLIPPAPAPG, translated from the coding sequence ATGACGGGTGGAGTGGAGGCGGAGCTGCGGGCGCGCTACGAGGTGCGCGAAGAGCGGTACGCGCACGGGGGATGGGAAGCATCGCTGATCCTTCCCAGCGCCGCCGACGAGCTGATCGACGAGGGCGAGTTCGCGTCGGACGAGCGGCTGCCGTACTGGGCCGAGCTGTGGCCGTCCGCCCGCGGGCTCGCTGCGCACCTGCTGGACGCGGGGCGGACCTACGCAGGGGCACGCGTGTTGGAGCTGGGGTGCGGCGTGGCGCTCCCGTCGCTGGCCCTGCGCCACCTGGGCGCGGACGTGCTGGCGACGGACTGGTACGACGAGGCGCTGCGCTTCGCCCGTGCCAACGCCGAGCGCAACGGCCTGGCACCGCTGCGAACCGCCCTGCTCGACTGGCGCCATCCTCCCGAGGACGAGGGATACGGCCTGGTAGTCGCCGCCGACGTGCTGTACGAGCAGCGCAACGCGTCGCTGCTGGCGAACCTGCTTCCCCGCGTCACCGCGCCTGGCGGCACCGTGCTGGTCGCCGATCCAGGGCGGGTGTACGCGGGCGAGTTCCTGGGGATGATCAAGGATCGCGGGTGGCGCGCGGAGCAGGTGGACGAACGCGTGGAGCCATCCGCCCCCAACGCCCACAGCCGCGTCCGCATCCATCGGCTCATCCCGCCGGCTCCGGCTCCAGGTTAG
- a CDS encoding HAMP domain-containing sensor histidine kinase → MPRRMPFEGRLRRALLLFSVLPSLALVGLGTYALSRTVQLTDSLGAWERVGASGGELLTRAEASGDTALARAAALHRAELEQSITNARRWDFVLSRALTLIPIAGVIIGALLAALALRASRRIGSRLSRPVGELAGWAAMVARREPLPAPSGRATSDEFAVLRNAFRRMAAELESSRERDLEAERARTWVGVARRVAHELKNPLTPMRFALRTLQRATPEREDAREALEVLAAESARLEELARTFAQLGRMPEGPPSEVDLREMLEYLLRTHVPAEVQGSLDAPEDLPSIAGHHDPLSRAFANLLLNAGDAVQGGRGTRVTVDVRTADGHVEVRVLDDGPGIAPGIIDRVWEPDFTTKSRGTGLGLSLVRQTVQAHGGRVWARNRAEGGAEFGVALPLAGDDDPRAALKDWAGSR, encoded by the coding sequence ATGCCCCGGCGCATGCCGTTCGAAGGCCGGCTGAGACGCGCCCTCCTGCTGTTCAGCGTGCTTCCCTCGCTGGCGCTGGTGGGGCTGGGCACGTACGCCCTGTCGCGCACGGTGCAGCTGACGGACTCGCTGGGGGCGTGGGAGCGGGTGGGCGCCAGTGGCGGCGAGCTGCTGACCCGCGCCGAAGCGTCGGGCGACACCGCGCTGGCCCGCGCGGCCGCCCTGCACCGGGCCGAGCTGGAGCAGTCCATCACCAACGCGCGCCGGTGGGATTTCGTGCTCAGCCGCGCGCTGACGCTCATTCCTATCGCCGGCGTGATCATCGGCGCCCTGCTGGCCGCGCTGGCGCTGCGGGCGTCGCGGCGCATCGGAAGCCGGCTTTCGCGCCCGGTGGGCGAGCTGGCCGGCTGGGCGGCGATGGTGGCGCGCCGCGAGCCCCTTCCCGCCCCCAGCGGACGCGCGACCTCCGACGAGTTCGCCGTGCTGCGCAACGCATTCCGCCGCATGGCCGCCGAGCTGGAGTCCTCGCGCGAGCGCGACCTGGAGGCGGAGCGCGCGCGCACCTGGGTGGGGGTGGCGCGGCGGGTGGCGCACGAGCTGAAGAACCCGCTGACGCCCATGCGCTTTGCCCTGCGCACGCTGCAGCGCGCCACGCCGGAGCGCGAGGACGCGCGCGAGGCGCTGGAGGTGCTCGCCGCCGAGTCTGCCCGGCTGGAGGAGCTGGCCCGCACCTTCGCCCAACTGGGCCGCATGCCCGAGGGGCCGCCCAGCGAGGTGGACCTGCGTGAGATGCTGGAGTACCTGCTGCGCACGCACGTTCCCGCCGAAGTGCAGGGCTCGCTGGACGCGCCGGAGGACCTTCCCTCGATTGCGGGCCACCACGACCCGCTTTCCCGCGCCTTCGCCAACCTGCTGCTGAACGCCGGCGACGCGGTGCAGGGCGGCCGGGGCACGCGGGTGACCGTGGACGTGCGCACCGCCGACGGCCACGTGGAGGTGCGGGTGCTGGACGACGGGCCGGGGATTGCGCCCGGCATCATCGACCGGGTCTGGGAGCCGGACTTCACCACCAAGTCCCGCGGCACGGGGCTGGGCCTCTCGCTCGTCCGCCAGACGGTGCAGGCGCACGGCGGCCGCGTATGGGCGCGCAACCGTGCGGAAGGCGGCGCGGAGTTCGGCGTGGCGCTGCCGCTGGCCGGCGACGACGATCCGCGCGCGGCCCTGAAGGACTGGGCCGGATCACGGTGA
- a CDS encoding type II toxin-antitoxin system VapC family toxin, translating to MRIEPEEKAKLEAFFRKSKTLRLTKPVLRQAALLRQTRKMRLGDSIIAATALVHGQTLVTRNVADFRWISGLGLMNPVT from the coding sequence GTGCGGATTGAGCCCGAGGAGAAGGCCAAGCTTGAAGCCTTCTTTCGGAAATCGAAGACGCTTCGTCTCACCAAGCCGGTGCTGCGGCAAGCGGCCCTGTTGCGCCAGACTCGGAAGATGCGGCTCGGCGACAGCATCATCGCGGCGACGGCGCTCGTCCATGGACAGACGCTGGTAACGCGCAACGTTGCAGATTTCCGGTGGATTTCAGGGCTGGGACTCATGAATCCCGTCACCTGA